The Komagataella phaffii GS115 chromosome 4, complete sequence genome includes the window AGATATTCATCAAATAACAAACAGTGGTTTACCAGCATTTGACAGAGCTCTTTGTCAACATATTCGTCCAAACgaaatttcaaatccattTGATCCACCAATTCATCAGCGATTAAACAATCTAGCTCCTGAAAATCGTCCAGCATGTACATCAAGCTTTTGCGATATTTGTCCTCCATGGTAAGTGAAAGGGAAAAGTCAATGTCATCATAATGAGAAATTTTCGTTATGTGGGGATAACTAccaatttgaaacaaaaaatggaTCCCTACtgctttcttcaaagtatAATCATGCAAAATCACGTTGAAATTCATTAACGTTCCGTAATCATCCAATGAGGGCTCTTCCAGGTAAACACCATCGTAATCGTCACCAGAATCTTCTAGCAGGTCACCTTCTTTACCTCTAGCCAGCTCATCAATGTCGAAAGCAATGAATACCTTCTTATCTTTATCTATATCCCGAGACAACAGCATGAGCTTGTAGTCTAAAACGTTAAAGGTGGACTCCGGCAGCTTGAGGTACTTGTGAAGATTTTCTACAGTGAATCCGGTtttctgttgaaatttATTCAACAATTCAGGAAATTGAGGCAATGGTACAGTGGATTCTATCTCATGTCTTTTCCTCTCGTTGTTTATGGCAGTGATAATGTGATTCGTTGCACCCTGAACTTTAATTGATTGAGAGCTCACAAATCTCAATGAGCGACTAGACAATGCACCATATCTAGCTAACCTAGTCGCATGGAAGTTTCGAATCATTAAGAACGTGGTTGATGTGAAGGTGCGTTAAACGATTAAACAATTGATTTAGTGGTGCGAACCCAGATGCTAAATGATACGTTACTCCCAAAGATGTACGATGTTGGATGTCAAAATGAAATCGACGGATTTCTGAAAACTTGTTTCCCCAGTGGTGTCcctcctcctccaaatCTCCCCAGATATCCGAGTCGCGGGTCATTGTCTCTCCACCACGACCAACAAAATGTTGTGAAGACCATCACCCCCCGGACATTTCTCGGAGTTTGTATCCAACGAGAGCACCAGGAATAAAATGACAGAAGtatatttttttctctctccCATCACCTTGACAGGATAACTCCAGGCATATTTATGGGGAAACATAATATTCTTTCATTAACCCCAGTATTAAGGAAGCTCAAGGTTCAGGAAGATCGCTACACATTTGATCGTATTCTGGCCTATTATGCCAAATTTCACCAGGCAAAACTAAGTCTGAAGCAAATAGCCCAGTTTGGACAAACTCCGTCTACCCCACAGATTTTCAGGTCATCCGTGTTCCTTTTGGATGAATTACCGGTTCGTTTGAGCAAACGAATAACGTTACTGAGAAATCCCCCGGAAATTATCAGGGAAAGAGGACTGCAAGCTCCTTTTTTGGAATGGGCTAGAACGTATGAAAAGACATTTGTACAAGTATTGAAATTCAAGCGTGCTTTTGGGTTCATGaacaatgaagatgaaatcTCACGCTTGGTGGACCGTGTCCATTCAGAACACTCATATTCGAACGTAACTCCCATAACCACTGAGTTGAAAAACCGACTGCTGAAAGAAAGTGACGTCTCGGGAACTCTGATGAATAAAGACATTGACAATGACGGCTTTTCCGTCTTTGGTTTAATAGGCCTGAAATCGCTAGCATCGAATTCTGCTGAAGTCTCTGGACTCAAGAAATACCTTCAGGTAGCTTATCGCTCTCATACAGAGATCCACAGCTATTTGGAAGAGGTAGCCACTttgtttcaattgatattgaaaaacCATAGTAATGATATACTCTCATTTACCAAACTATTGATGGAACATACGGGCAAGAAACAGCTATCAATGAACGAGTTTGATAATCAGAAACAGATTCACAGGTATCTGAATATGCTGTTCAGCTCTAGAATAGGAACCAGAGTCTTGTTGGCCCAGCATCTTCAATTATACAAAATGAGCACCGGAAAACTTCGAAGCTCTGTCATGAAGCAACTACAACATCAGGGAATGACCGGCGTTATTGGCACCAAAGTAGTATTATATGACATTATTAATGACGCCATTTACTCAGCAGAGGAGGCCCTCAACAGATACTTGCAGGAGTCAAATTCGTCTATTGTGGAACCACCTGAATTTGAGCTGAATTGTGACCCTGACTTGACTGTGACTTGCATTCCAGCTCATCTTTGGCATGTGGTATTTGAAGTTTGcaaaaattctttgagaGCCACAGTGGACAATCATATCCAAAAAGGTGATACCAGCAAGCAAATGCACCCAATAGTAATAACAGTACTGGAGGGCACAGATGATGTAGTTATAAAAATTGCGGATAGGGGAGGAGGAATTTCTCCAGAGGTGTTAAAACATATATGGTCATACCACTATTCTACCAACAACACGGTAGACGCAGTTCAGAAACTTACTCAATCTGAAAAAGACCAGTACACTCTGGTGAACTCCGCTCAACAGGGGGCTGAAGATAATGCACCAATGGCTGGCCTTGGGTTTGGATTACCTCTTAGCAAGCTCATGATCAGACATTACGGAAATGGAGATCTGCACATTAACAATCTTTATGGATATGGATGTGAAGTATTTATTACTCTTAACAAAAGGGGAGACggagttgaaagaaaactgtAAAAATATCCGGTTCTTAATATCCAGTTTCAGTGATCTAATTACTTGATCAACGGTTAgttgctttcttttcagtcAACAGATATCCCATAACTATACATAGTACAATGAAAATCATTAATGATTCACTAAACTCGGAAAACCGCTTTCTCCGCTGATAACTGACCCTCCTTTCCTAGTCTGCCGGCTTCCTCTGCAAGATCAAGTCCGTTTCCCAAAACTCTAGCTTCAATAGCCAGAATATCACCGTTCGTGATATACTTTGGAGCGTAGGCCCAAAACTCCTGATGGCTTTGTTCCTCGCCAGGTTGAGCTTTAAAGTCGTGGTTTGGGAAGTGTTGATCTTCGCCCAAAGTAGTGTAGGCCAAGGTGGCTGATAACTTTACATTTCTCTTCAGCTCGACACCAGCCTCAGCTAGATTTTCTGGATAAATAATTTGAATAGTGTTCAGATAAGCTTGGGAATGATCAGCGAGAGCGTAGTGAGCTCCTCTAGTAAGATCAACTTCTCCAGTAGTTTGGTAAGCATATATTAAGTTCTCACCGGCATACTGCTTGATTTGAGTAAAGACTTCGTCGTCATGATAGTCAAACACCTTTTCAACGCCTATGGCTTGCAATTTTCCGAAATTCTTCGGAGAAGCTGTGGCTACCACATTCAGACCATAGATCTTTCTTGCCACCTGGATAGCCAAATATCCGGTGGCAGTTGCTCCACCAAGAATTAGAATATACTTGGAGCTGTTATCAGGATTGCTCTCTCTTAATCCCAGATGGTGATGAAAGCTATTTCCTATGGTGATAAGACCCAAAGTTATAGTAGCCGCATTCTCAAACGAATCTACCTTACCTGAAGGAATTCGTGATTCTTCTAGACGAGACTTGAGAGTTTGTCCGTAATTGATACTCCATCTGGAGTCAACGACAGCATACTCCTGAAACAGTCCATCAGTCGGATGGGGTATGAAACCACCATAGCCAAAGGAAGAGACATGATCTCCAACACCAAATCCCTCAACTTTTGGTCCCACCTTGAGGACGATACCAGCAGAATCTGCTCCTACAACGACGCCCCTCTTACTCCAGTCAAAGACGGCATGTTTCCAATCGGTAGGATTTGCCGCCAATGCTTTCTGTTTGACCAGCAATTGGTAATCCTTGAGATCAGTAATTGTGGGGATCTCTTGCACCTCATATAATGGATACGCTCCACCTGGTGTTCCTGCTATGACAACCGCCTTGTGTTTAGGAGGAATTGAGGACATTGAACTGTAGTAACCGAATTAGAATCTAACCGGGTTGAATACGAAGGGAAGGAATGGAAGGACCTCCTTTTAAACTGTGGATGCAATTTCGAAATTACTAATCATCAAAAGATGAGGTAGATGGGAGAAATAAAAGATCTTGGGTAGTTCATATGATTTGCAAGAGAACTATAGTTTTCagtccaaagaaaagcGTAAATGCAGTTCAGCAGAGGCAAGACGCCATTTGATCAATGGTAAACGTTGGGAAGATCCTACAAGAAAGGTTGCCTTACTGTCAACTTTAGTTTATAGTTCACGCGCGCTATTAAGGGTCCTGTGGACACGTGATCCCATGAAAAGAACTTGGCAATTGTTGTGCCAAGTTAAGCCCCAGTCGATATTTGATGTATTCCATGGATATCAGGGAAAGGTTAAAAATAAAACGTAGAAGTATCGGGTAACTGGTTGCTGACCCGCCTTTTTATATCTATGAGTATTATTCTATCTAAACTAATTAATGCCTCTCTAAACGAATGACACATGAGTTCTCCGTTTCTTAACCTGTGAAAAAGGTTTCGTTAACGAGAACTGGTTATCAAGATGCTGCTGCATTGCCTCGTAGCCATGCTTTTCACATAATGCTTGGCCATCCATGACAAAATAATCATCATAAATGCGCACGGAGCAAAAAGAGCACACTAAACAATGcagatgaaatttttctaATGCCTCATTCTCAAGACATTGGCCTTCAATTACTTCATCACAAGTACGACAGACAGATCCATTCAGTTCATGAAAATGTCTTGAACAGTAAGGTTTGTCGTCAAAGACATAGCATTGAGATGatgatttcttgaaagGAGTTTCGCAAACTGAACATCCAAAGCAGTGACGATGCCACCTTCCCGATAAAAGTGAGTCTTTCGACCAAATTGATTTTCCTGTAATTTCTGAGTTACATTTACGACAAGGTCCAGTTCCTGGAGGAAATAACTTTGCCGGCGGCGTCAGAGCTTGACTATTCTGATTATTCACCAAATGACCCTCAAACTCTATACTCGTGGCATACGAGCAATTTCTTGAGTTAGAATTGTTGATCGTGGCATCCatgatttcttcttggagCGGAGACGTTTCTGGAGTGCCAGAATATGCTATAGAATCCTCATTAAAACTGGAATCATTCAAAGGATCCCACATTGTCTGTAGTTGCAATCTATCTGCTTTAGCAGCTAGATCATCTAAATCGTCCACATCAGCTTGTTTCCAGGTGATACTGGCTTTATCATCAGTTTCGCTGACAATCTCAGTTGCCTCTTGGATTGTTGTCATTTGACTTTGTAAATCTCTGTAGTTTGCGTCGTCTTCATGGTACTGTATGGGGGAAGAAGACGATCCGTATGTACTATTGTATGCTCTTGGGGTGCTGGATGGGTTTGAGTGGATCTTGTCAGATTTGAATTGCTCAATGTCGTTGGCTTGTGGGCTAAACAATCCTGGTGTGtttaaaagaaaagacGGCAGCTCATTTTCAGCCATATCTATGGGAAGGGATTTGCGGAATTCATGATTCATTTGGTGTAAGTGAGTCAACTGATCGTGCTCACTGCTATCGTGACTTTCGTATCGTGCGATCTCTTCTTTTACTTCTCGATCAGGGTCTGTGCTTTTATCTACGAACTTAGAATCAAATTCGTCCAACGAATCGTAGCCCTCAAGATCTTCCACCGCATTATGATACTCCGAGTCTGATGAGTCtttctcattttcatgATGATCTATAGAACTcgttctttcttcaacacGATTATCAACTTGGTCTTTCTTGTTTGCTCCGTCTGCCTGTACTATGGAGCTACCCACTGATGTAAACCTTGAATTTTTGTTAGATGCAGTAGATGGGGTGCTTAGTGCAGAGTtaccaaagttgaaatcaagGGATTGGTTGGTGAAGGCAGGAGCAGAAAGAGGATGAGACGTATCATCTGAATCATATGTTCTCAGCCTGTCTATATCTAGCTGTAGTTTCTTTGGATTGGCAGTTTTTGTATAATCAATCGTTCGATCGGCTCGTGGCAAGTAATTCAACTGGGTATCACTATTAGTTACTAAACCTGGAGAAGTGAAATTTCTGGGCTCTGTTGGCTGTGACAAATGGCTCCTCTGTCGGGGCTTGGAATCAGTAGCGCTTAAGGAACGCGATCTAGAGCTCTTACCGGCTTGATTCAACGATTGATTAGAGGAATTTCGTGGCACCAACACATCAAATCCTGCTCTCTCATAAACGCCACGATATCTTTTATCTGTTGTCAACGGTGGGAACGCTGAATTGAACCGGACGCCTGCACTTGCCAAAGGAGAGGCTTCTCGGATGAACTTGGGCATCGTTCTCAAGTATGCAGGAGAGATTGGAGGTCCGCTGTCATTATGCTGAGCTGACATTCTCTTGATGCTAAAACGGGCAGCTGGAGCTTTGGTGAGAATTAAATTTTGATTATCTTGGTAAATATTTACGTGCCGTGCCTTCTTTTCCACTCATTAAGTAAACGCGCGCGCACTTGCGCcaaggaaaacaaagatgATGCTCCGTATGGCTGGCACACGACCGCAGACGAAGACGGTATGGGATAGGGCAAGATGATGGTCAGCCAAGTAAACAGCAGAGGCCAACTAAGCGCCAAGCTGCCAACTCTTGAAGCAATCTTATTAATTCTAAAAAGCCATACTAACAGTCCCAAGATGAGTATAAGTTGAGACACCCTCCTCATCTCCATATAATACTTTTAACACTTCAGATAGTTGACGTCaagtcatcatcatctacTAGCTCAGCATCGTCATCGAAATTGGCTAGCGTATTCAAAGACTGCAAATCTCCATTCTCTAGATCCATGGTGTTCATTTGCTGCTGCATCTTGTAGTAAATCACATACGTGGTAGTGGTAAATGCTGTAGACGTAATGAAAATGCTGAGTAAGTCAACTATCTTATCCCAACCTGTAGATTCAGCATCGCCAatgttgttgattttgctACCAATGAACAATGGAATCAGTAGCTTTGGAGACGTGAGTACAGATGCCCCAAGTACAACTGCACCTGACAATCCAGGTACCGCCGCCAACGCTCCATTTGATAATGAATAGGGAAGAGGACACAATCGGATCATACTAAGGATAAACAGTGACTCTTTCCAGTTGTTTCTTCCGGTCAATATAGCCGTTATGGCTTTCAGTTTAGAGTGAGACTCTACCAATCTAACCGAATAATCATGTAATAAGTATCGaaataccaaaaaagaGCTTAACGAGCCCAAAACAGTACTTGTCATTAACAATGGCCAGCCAAAGGAAATTCCGTAAACCATTCCACATAGGGTGCTTAACATAGCATATCCGATTAACGGCGGGAAAGCAACTGTATAGACTAAGCCAAACAACATTAACCAACCGTACTTTATATCTTTGAATCCAGTTGCCATTGATTGCAGAACCGATAGCAGCCTCTCGTGATACACGAGTGCTAGCACACCAAGTGCTGACAGCACTATCATATTGGACACTATAAGTGCCTTTTTCCATATTGGTTGACCTTGGAACCAAGAAGCTAACTGTGAGCCGTAAACTTGGGCAGTTTCCACAAAGCCACGGTCCAGGTCTTCATCTAGACTTATTCCTTGATGGTGCATTATAGGGAAGTCAGGATGGCTGTGTGTTATTGAAGTCCCTGGTAACCAAGCGAGGCAAGCGAAGAGGAGTCGAAGGCAGTGAGAGGATGAGGTTTGATATCTGTCTGCTCGCCAGCGAAACTTCTAATCTAAGGACCTAACAGTTATGATTACCTAACCAGAAGGCTACTTATACTAAATCATCTACATCATTAGGCGACGGATTCCGTCCACAGTCCACTCTCCTGTAGTCTTGTTAATTCGGCATCCGAGGAGTCTTCTACCTGTGATTGGACATCTTCCTCCAGTCTCTTCATCCAGCTCAGAGCTAGTGAGATGCTTGAAAATACAGGTGTAGCAAAATACATATCCCGTTTCGATGACGGCAGGATTGGTAATCTGTTTATGGCAAAGAGGGCAAGTACCGTCATTGCTCTgtgacttcttcaaaagtttcttgatttttctatCAGCAAGTAAGTCTTTTGAAAGGTTTATTGGGGGCGGTAACTCTGAGTCGCTGAATGGATTTCTTGGTTTGTTCATTTTAGTTGCAAAATCAGAGGAATTCCACCATTCCAGAAacttcaagagaaagattGATGCTGGGAATAGTGTTCCTCCTGTGATTAGTAATCCTTTCTTTAATGGACGAGTTAGATCGGAATACAGTAAATACAATGACTCTGTCAACGTGATAGGCCTAATTCTATTATTCCCCGTTCCCAATTTCCCGGCAGATGTCTTATTGAGAAACTTGTTAACTCTCTGTTCATCCAGGTTGTAGTCATAGCTGTTCAATCTAGCATATTTCATCTTGAATAACCACATAATGATGGACGGAGATTTGAATGTGCCTGAAAGATACAAAACCTGCAACAAGACTTGAATTGTGGTCAATACACTCAACAATATGGGGTACAGCTTCAAAAAGTAGTATTGAACAAACGTTTTGAGGCTTTCTTTGGGGTCTAGATTGTTCATCATTAGCTTCGGATAGAGCTTGTCATACAAATGGTCCAGCTTATCTCTTAAATATGGCACGCCTACAATCTCAAACAAAGATACGGCTATCTGGGTCTTTGAAAGCCTTCGCCTTTGCTCTAATAGGGTAGGAACCTGTGATTGTAGCCGTTCGGTGGATATTGTTTGGTGGTTGCgaactttcttcaaccCATAAAACTTATCGATAAATGTGGAGTTCCAATGACTCAGTTGTCGAAATTCAATAAATCCCCGAATAGCCAGATTCAGTTCATCAAAATGATTAGCCACCTTCAGCAAGTACCGAGGATAGCGTTGCGTATAATGGACTAAGATATATCGAATGGATGGAGTCAGCAGTTTCTCCAGCTCCTGTGCAGAAATTATTTCAAATAGAGTGGGAGTCTCTGAATCCAAGGACCTTGAGTCCAAATTGGAGTAAAAATCCATTTGAGACGGAGCTTGTTATGGTTGAgggagaaagaaaaagtgCTACGACTAGCGGAGGGTTAGACATCATAAGCGTAAGCGAAAACAGGAAGAGCATGTGGAGAAGGTACGATACCAGTTCGCGCTAGACCAAACTGAAAACGGTATCAAGACGCTTGACTACCTAGTTTAGTTTTAATTGTTTATTAAAAGATGCTAATAATCACTGTCACTCTCGTCATGATTATCCCATTCAATGTAGTTGGGACTGATAAACTTGGCTGTTCGTCTCAGAAATAAAGGATCAAATGGAAAATAGGCCGCTAGGTCCGAAAACTCCTGTTTTGATGTGAGATCCCATGAAATTCCTGAACCTGTCGTTGGGTTGGTTGATGAAGTGGAACCGGTTAGACCTTTTCGACGCTCGCACTTATTAGATTCAATGATGGAATAACAATAGCAGATATCCTGTTCTTGGGATATGCGGGCAAAGATCAAAACAACGTTGTCATTGCAAAACTTGAGCGGGTTAAACTTGGACATTATGACCCTCTGGAAAAACTTGTCCAGGTTGCATTCCCATGTGTTTGCATCA containing:
- a CDS encoding Mitochondrial protein kinase, with protein sequence MGKHNILSLTPVLRKLKVQEDRYTFDRILAYYAKFHQAKLSLKQIAQFGQTPSTPQIFRSSVFLLDELPVRLSKRITLLRNPPEIIRERGLQAPFLEWARTYEKTFVQVLKFKRAFGFMNNEDEISRLVDRVHSEHSYSNVTPITTELKNRLLKESDVSGTLMNKDIDNDGFSVFGLIGLKSLASNSAEVSGLKKYLQVAYRSHTEIHSYLEEVATLFQLILKNHSNDILSFTKLLMEHTGKKQLSMNEFDNQKQIHRYLNMLFSSRIGTRVLLAQHLQLYKMSTGKLRSSVMKQLQHQGMTGVIGTKVVLYDIINDAIYSAEEALNRYLQESNSSIVEPPEFELNCDPDLTVTCIPAHLWHVVFEVCKNSLRATVDNHIQKGDTSKQMHPIVITVLEGTDDVVIKIADRGGGISPEVLKHIWSYHYSTNNTVDAVQKLTQSEKDQYTLVNSAQQGAEDNAPMAGLGFGLPLSKLMIRHYGNGDLHINNLYGYGCEVFITLNKRGDGVERKL
- a CDS encoding Integral membrane protein localized to late Golgi vesicles along with the v-SNARE Tlg2p, with protein sequence MHHQGISLDEDLDRGFVETAQVYGSQLASWFQGQPIWKKALIVSNMIVLSALGVLALVYHERLLSVLQSMATGFKDIKYGWLMLFGLVYTVAFPPLIGYAMLSTLCGMVYGISFGWPLLMTSTVLGSLSSFLVFRYLLHDYSVRLVESHSKLKAITAILTGRNNWKESLFILSMIRLCPLPYSLSNGALAAVPGLSGAVVLGASVLTSPKLLIPLFIGSKINNIGDAESTGWDKIVDLLSIFITSTAFTTTTYVIYYKMQQQMNTMDLENGDLQSLNTLANFDDDAELVDDDDLTSTI
- a CDS encoding C3HC4-type RING-finger peroxisomal membrane peroxin; this encodes MDFYSNLDSRSLDSETPTLFEIISAQELEKLLTPSIRYILVHYTQRYPRYLLKVANHFDELNLAIRGFIEFRQLSHWNSTFIDKFYGLKKVRNHQTISTERLQSQVPTLLEQRRRLSKTQIAVSLFEIVGVPYLRDKLDHLYDKLYPKLMMNNLDPKESLKTFVQYYFLKLYPILLSVLTTIQVLLQVLYLSGTFKSPSIIMWLFKMKYARLNSYDYNLDEQRVNKFLNKTSAGKLGTGNNRIRPITLTESLYLLYSDLTRPLKKGLLITGGTLFPASIFLLKFLEWWNSSDFATKMNKPRNPFSDSELPPPINLSKDLLADRKIKKLLKKSQSNDGTCPLCHKQITNPAVIETGYVFCYTCIFKHLTSSELDEETGGRCPITGRRLLGCRINKTTGEWTVDGIRRLMM